Proteins from a genomic interval of Acomys russatus chromosome 19, mAcoRus1.1, whole genome shotgun sequence:
- the Pglyrp1 gene encoding peptidoglycan recognition protein 1: MSNVLFAWALLALVGLTASCSFVIPRNEWKAQASGCSTPLQHPVRYVVISHTAGSFCDSPSSCEQQARNVQHYHKNILGWCDVGYNFLVGDDGHIYEGRGWNIKGDHTGPTWNPISIGITFMGNYMNRVPTKRALRAALNLLECGVSQGFLRSNYEVKGHRDVQSTLSPGDQLYEIIQGWPHYRE, encoded by the exons ATGTCCAACGTGTTGTTTGCCTGGGCTCTCCTTGCCCTCGTGGGCCTGACAGCCTCCTGTAGTTTCGTCATACCCCGCAATGAGTGGAAGGCCCAGGCATCTGGCTGTTCCACGCCGCTACAGCACCCGGTCCGTTATGTGGTGATCTCACACACAGCAGGCAGCTTCTGCGACAGCCCGTCCTCCTGTGAACAGCAGGCCCGCAACGTGCAGCATTACCACAAGAACATTCTAGGCTGGTGCGATGTGGGCTACAA CTTCCTCGTTGGAGATGATGGTCATATCTATGAAGGCCGAGGCTGGAACATCAAGGGTGACCACACAGGGCCCACCTGGAACCCCATATCTATCGGCATCACCTTCATGGGCAACTACATGA ACCGAGTACCTACAAAGCGGGCCCTCCGTGCTGCCCTCAATCTTCTGGAATGTGGGGTGTCTCAGGGCTTCCTGAGATCCAACTATGAAGTCAAAGGACACAGGGACGTGCAGAGCACACTCTCTCCAGGTGACCAGCTCTATGAAATCATCCAAGGCTGGCCACACTACCGCGAGTGA